From Rubinisphaera margarita, a single genomic window includes:
- a CDS encoding TAXI family TRAP transporter solute-binding subunit, with protein sequence MPAPVRTMRRVVKWVAVLLLVSLPIAFSQWYSSYSSPPQSLTIASGPEGGQYHTVAMELGRELTHRYGVVVEHLATDGSGENSLKVSRGEADFALYQSGTVALEQELHGLVLSDLNSIGGLYWEVVHLLKHPDHAETPLAEIPNARIAVGPLHSGSELIAGYLLEQFELYEKVEKIDLPLSEIAAAFRNDEIDAAIIAIGTQATVLRELLQPNETGEPVCVLESIPFAEAIADQSAFLESYAVPAGMYSPAGSGVPQQEIRTLATRAQIISSQEAPARLTEMITTIINDPEFQRNARLTEMFRGGTAFAQDNLDFPLHPGAQHFYDPHLKPLLNPDFVEATEGIRSFVVSLAIALFFVVKWILDYRSRSQEHKLDRYIKRLLEIEQEQKYLDQTDKSDDRGRLQDLLDNVTDLRQQALREFTAHEINSDQAVSCFVAMCHALSEKINAKISRQRIDTRLKEMRALIEGQNEGRS encoded by the coding sequence ATGCCTGCTCCCGTGCGCACGATGCGACGAGTTGTGAAGTGGGTGGCGGTGCTGCTGCTCGTCAGTCTGCCAATCGCCTTCTCGCAGTGGTATTCGAGTTACTCATCGCCGCCGCAGTCGCTCACCATCGCCTCCGGACCGGAAGGGGGCCAGTACCATACCGTCGCCATGGAACTGGGACGGGAGCTGACGCATCGGTACGGCGTCGTCGTCGAACATCTGGCGACGGACGGCTCGGGCGAGAACTCGCTCAAAGTTTCCCGCGGGGAAGCCGACTTCGCCCTCTACCAGAGTGGAACCGTGGCGCTGGAGCAGGAACTGCATGGTCTTGTGTTGAGCGACCTCAATTCGATTGGCGGGCTCTACTGGGAAGTCGTTCATCTGCTCAAGCATCCCGATCATGCCGAGACTCCGCTCGCGGAGATTCCGAATGCTAGAATCGCGGTCGGGCCACTGCATTCCGGTTCGGAACTGATCGCCGGGTATCTACTCGAACAGTTTGAGCTCTACGAGAAGGTCGAGAAGATCGATCTGCCCCTTTCAGAGATCGCAGCCGCTTTCCGCAACGACGAAATTGATGCGGCGATCATCGCGATTGGCACTCAGGCGACCGTGCTCCGCGAACTTCTGCAGCCGAATGAAACAGGCGAGCCGGTCTGCGTGCTTGAGTCGATTCCGTTCGCGGAAGCGATCGCCGATCAGTCGGCGTTTCTGGAATCTTACGCGGTCCCGGCGGGCATGTATTCGCCGGCTGGTTCGGGCGTTCCTCAACAGGAGATCCGAACACTCGCCACGCGGGCCCAGATCATTTCTTCCCAAGAGGCTCCGGCCCGACTCACGGAGATGATCACCACGATCATCAACGATCCGGAGTTTCAGCGGAATGCCCGACTGACCGAAATGTTCCGTGGCGGCACCGCGTTCGCCCAGGACAATCTCGACTTCCCACTCCACCCGGGTGCACAGCACTTCTACGACCCGCACCTCAAGCCGCTGCTCAATCCCGATTTCGTCGAAGCGACCGAAGGCATCCGCTCGTTCGTTGTTTCATTGGCGATCGCGCTGTTTTTCGTTGTGAAATGGATTCTCGATTACCGCTCCCGCTCACAGGAGCACAAGCTCGACCGTTACATCAAGCGGCTGCTCGAAATCGAACAGGAGCAGAAGTACCTCGACCAGACCGACAAGTCCGACGACCGCGGTCGCCTGCAGGATCTGCTCGACAATGTCACCGACCTGCGGCAACAGGCGCTCCGCGAGTTCACCGCTCACGAAATCAACTCCGACCAGGCCGTCAGCTGCTTCGTCGCGATGTGCCACGCCCTGAGCGAAAAGATCAACGCCAAGATTTCCCGCCAGCGAATCGACACGCGACTGAAAGAAATGCGGGCGCTGATCGAGGGTCAGAACGAAGGACGCTCGTAG